The sequence tttttttttttaaaaaaatttatttatttgacatTTCTTTGGTTTGATTTGTTAAATGTTGATGAATTGTAGTATTGTTGTGAGACTCTGGAGTAGTTTGTGTGTAGTGTAGGGAAAAAAAAGGCATGGTTTTTTACTTACTTTGTTGAGTGGTGTTTGTTGGTTGTAGTACTTGATTGTAGAGTATACAGTATGAAGAAGTTGAGGTCAAGTGAAGATCTAAATTCATTTGGAGAGAAGGGGGGTGGCGTGAAAGACTGGGGAACGAGGGATGAGGATCCAGCTTTGTACCGTACGTCTTCCTCCCATAGGAACACTTATTACAAATCTTCTGACAGTGGGAGAAAAGTTTTTTCTTCTTCAGCATCTAGGTATGAGCGTCTAGATGATGACAGAGAGAGCTCCAGACTGGTCAGAAAGCGATCAGATTACGATTCGGAAAGTTACGATCGAAGGAAGACTTATGATAGGCACAGAGATGGGAATGAGAGAGGTATGACGAGCTCTTCGCCACGGGCTGGTTATGGAATGGATCGGATGCATCGGTCCGAGAGCTTTTGTGGACCCAGGAGAGACTTTCCAAAGGGATTTAGGTCTGAGAGGGACCGGTCGAGAAGGGAGGGCAGTGTTTCGTCATGGAGGAGGTTTGTAGGTGGGAAAGATGGTGATGATGGAATTAGGAATGATGGTGCTGAGATGAGTCGAGGAAGTAGAGTGGAATCTGAGGAGATTGGCAAGGCGAAGTCTCCTCAGGGTCCAAGGAATACAAAATCCCCAGCTTGGTCCAAGGACTCTGGCAGTGAGCAGTCCAAGGGTGTAGAATTCAAGAAATCTGAAGACATGCCTGTGGAAAGTAGTGGTCGAAGCAGTGAAAAAGAAGAAGGGGAATTGGATCCTGATCCACAACCCCCCGTCTCTTTGACTAATAGAGAGATTAAAGATAGAGATGCTACACCATTGAACTCCTCACAAAAGGAACTCAGTGATTGTGTTGACACTGAAACCTGGCAGGGCAAAGCAAGTGCTTTGTCTGAAGAAAAAGTAGATGCGGTTATAGTGGGTGGCTGTGAGAAGCAGGCTGAATGTGGATTATCTAACACTGTTGAAAATCTCGTGAACAAGAATAAAGAATTGCCAGATTGTCAGGATACTGTTATAACACCCCCAAAGACCACCAGAAGCATAGAAGAAGATGAAACAATTGGGGAAAATGAACATGACAGCAACAAAATGGAGAACAGAAGAGATGGCCATTTCGAGGAGGATGTGAAGTCATCATCTTTTCTAGAACAAAAAGAAGGGAAAGGTGGTGATCATGAAATGCAGACAGTTGATCCTGGTATGAATGGCAATGTGGGATTTGTAGAAAGAGGTGAAGAACATGTGACTGATGAAACAACCAAAAGTTTGAAGGCTAAGGGAAAATGCCTTGCCATATTGCCTTTTAACTCTGGTGTCTTTACAGAAACTGATTTGGAGATTGAAAACGAACCAGTGGACCTTGCAAAATGTGGAGATACTGGAACTGAAGGGCCGAGTACCAGGGGATTTCAATTTTTCTCCACTGTTCCAATTAAGAAGCAAGAGAGAGTTGAGCAATCAAGTCACAATAAGTCCAAAGATGATAAGTTGGCTCTTGAGCTTTCCCTTAGCTTGCCAAATGTTTTATTGCCCATTGGTTCTCAGAGTCGAGTTCCTGCTCCTGGTTCTCCTAGTCATGCCAGAAGTGCTCAATCCTTTCATAGCTCCTTTCGTACAAATTCTGATGGATTTACGGCTTCAATGTCCTTCTCCGGCTCTCAGCAGTTCACTCATAATCCCAGCTGTTCCCTGACCCACAATGCGTTTGATTTTGAGCAATCTGTTGGCAGTAAACCTTTGTTTCAGGGGGTGGATTGGAATGCTTTGTCAGTAGATGAGAATAAGAATAAAGAAGTTCCAGCATATCTAGGCACATCATCCAGAGGAAATAGCGTGCACGGCCAGTCTCAAATATCTCGGGGTAATTCTAGTGGACAAGCTGAGCTACAGCAGCTGAAAATGGGAAAATGCTCGAAATTACCAATAGGACTTGATAGACAGTTAAGTTTTAACAAGCAGTTATCTGGAGCACAGGCTGTTGGATCGTTGGAAAATGGACCAGAATATCACAGAGATAGGAGGCAATTATTGCTAGAGAAAGATGGTGGTGGATCACTAAGAGTCAATAATTATAAACCAGATGAAAAAGACCATGGATCAGTTGTTGGATCTGACTTTGCCGAGTCTATAATTACTATGATAGTTTCGGAACCTGTACATACAATGGCCCAGAAATTCAATGATATGACTGGACAACACATGATGCTATTGAAGGAGTTTGTGTCTGACATATTCTTGAATCAAGCTAAGCAGTGGCAGCTGAGTGCTTTACAGAAGTCATTGAGGAAAAGGGCGGACTTTACCTTAGATTCGTTGACTAATGCCCATCGTGTTCAGTTGGAGATCTTGGTGGCTTTGAAGACAGGGCTTCGAGAATATCTTCTACAGAAATGTGAAATCCCATCTGCCGATTTGGCCGAGATATTTCTGTACAGGAGATGTAGAAATATCACTTGCCGGAGCCTTCTGCCTGCCGATGAGTGTGACTGCAAAATATGTGTGCATCAGAATGGTTTCTGCCGGGAGTGCATGTGTCTTGTGTGTTTGAAGTTTGACATGGCATCCAACACATGCAGTTGGGTTGGTTGTGATGTATGTCTACATTGGTGCCATGGGGATTGTGGATTACGAGAATCGCATATCAGGAACGGATGTAGTGCAACAGGTGCTCATGGCACCATGGAAATGCAATTCCATTGTCTTGCCTGTGAGCATCCTTCCGAGATGTTTGGTTTTGTGAAGGAAGTTTTCAGTAACTTTGTGAAAGAATGGACGACTGAGAACCTCTTGAGGGAACTTGAATATGTGAGACGAATATTCTGTGCAAGTGAGGATGCAAGAGGTAAACAACTGCATGAAATTGCCAACCATTTGTCATCTAAATTAGC comes from Henckelia pumila isolate YLH828 chromosome 4, ASM3356847v2, whole genome shotgun sequence and encodes:
- the LOC140860318 gene encoding protein OBERON 4: MKKLRSSEDLNSFGEKGGGVKDWGTRDEDPALYRTSSSHRNTYYKSSDSGRKVFSSSASRYERLDDDRESSRLVRKRSDYDSESYDRRKTYDRHRDGNERGMTSSSPRAGYGMDRMHRSESFCGPRRDFPKGFRSERDRSRREGSVSSWRRFVGGKDGDDGIRNDGAEMSRGSRVESEEIGKAKSPQGPRNTKSPAWSKDSGSEQSKGVEFKKSEDMPVESSGRSSEKEEGELDPDPQPPVSLTNREIKDRDATPLNSSQKELSDCVDTETWQGKASALSEEKVDAVIVGGCEKQAECGLSNTVENLVNKNKELPDCQDTVITPPKTTRSIEEDETIGENEHDSNKMENRRDGHFEEDVKSSSFLEQKEGKGGDHEMQTVDPGMNGNVGFVERGEEHVTDETTKSLKAKGKCLAILPFNSGVFTETDLEIENEPVDLAKCGDTGTEGPSTRGFQFFSTVPIKKQERVEQSSHNKSKDDKLALELSLSLPNVLLPIGSQSRVPAPGSPSHARSAQSFHSSFRTNSDGFTASMSFSGSQQFTHNPSCSLTHNAFDFEQSVGSKPLFQGVDWNALSVDENKNKEVPAYLGTSSRGNSVHGQSQISRGNSSGQAELQQLKMGKCSKLPIGLDRQLSFNKQLSGAQAVGSLENGPEYHRDRRQLLLEKDGGGSLRVNNYKPDEKDHGSVVGSDFAESIITMIVSEPVHTMAQKFNDMTGQHMMLLKEFVSDIFLNQAKQWQLSALQKSLRKRADFTLDSLTNAHRVQLEILVALKTGLREYLLQKCEIPSADLAEIFLYRRCRNITCRSLLPADECDCKICVHQNGFCRECMCLVCLKFDMASNTCSWVGCDVCLHWCHGDCGLRESHIRNGCSATGAHGTMEMQFHCLACEHPSEMFGFVKEVFSNFVKEWTTENLLRELEYVRRIFCASEDARGKQLHEIANHLSSKLADGAVLQDVQNQILSFFSESETLKTKSISIEAGKDLLARNQNISNGSAGPSQGTAWMRPIRPNKAAPLENSIHLLPDFDSKRNDKYSMSMDVLKNAQKEPIFDELESIVKVKQAEANMFQTRADDARREAEALKRISIKKDEMIEEEYKSRIAKLRLSEAEEMRKQKVEELQALDRAHQEYFNMRIRMESDIKDLLLKMEATRRNLPT